In the Prochlorococcus sp. MIT 1307 genome, one interval contains:
- a CDS encoding phosphoadenylyl-sulfate reductase, which produces MTNGSQQQPTETSSTEGADISGMLDIPLQEARRQLSSLRPEERLAWAYAKFGSNFALTTSFGIQSAVLLHMLHAMKGGSEIPVIWIDTGYLPNETYCYAEELTKLFELNIKVIQSPISPARMEALYGKLWETNSIDDIEKYHLIRKVKPLEKALLDNNVQCWASGVRGGQTKHRRSMTLLDPIRERLSLRPLLELSQKDIFYYMQENSLPQHPLFEKGYSTVGDWHSSSPEGNKTQGRDTRFGGLKQECGIHVQGIMGEGI; this is translated from the coding sequence ATGACTAACGGATCCCAACAGCAACCTACTGAAACCAGCTCCACTGAAGGAGCTGATATTTCCGGAATGCTTGATATCCCTCTTCAAGAAGCCAGGAGACAATTAAGTAGTCTTCGACCTGAGGAAAGACTTGCCTGGGCCTACGCGAAATTTGGTTCAAACTTTGCCCTCACAACAAGCTTCGGCATTCAATCAGCTGTATTACTGCATATGCTCCACGCCATGAAAGGTGGATCAGAGATACCAGTGATATGGATTGATACAGGGTACTTGCCTAACGAAACTTATTGCTATGCGGAAGAACTCACCAAGCTGTTTGAATTAAACATAAAAGTCATTCAAAGTCCAATTTCACCCGCAAGAATGGAGGCTTTATATGGAAAACTTTGGGAGACTAATTCAATTGATGATATAGAAAAATATCATCTTATACGTAAGGTAAAGCCACTTGAGAAAGCTTTATTAGATAACAACGTTCAGTGTTGGGCTAGTGGAGTGAGAGGTGGACAAACTAAACATCGTCGTTCAATGACTTTGCTAGACCCTATTCGTGAACGCCTTTCATTAAGGCCTCTTCTCGAATTGAGTCAAAAAGATATTTTTTATTATATGCAAGAAAATTCTTTACCTCAACATCCTCTATTTGAAAAGGGTTACTCCACTGTTGGAGACTGGCACTCTAGTAGTCCCGAAGGAAACAAAACACAAGGAAGGGATACTCGATTTGGAGGTTTAAAACAAGAATGTGGAATACACGTTCAAGGCATTATGGGAGAAGGGATTTGA
- a CDS encoding ribbon-helix-helix domain-containing protein encodes MATRQNSANGRPKSPRVQVVLPENLCDRLSALAQRESRTVSNMAKVLIQEGVNNYEQGSISKNHASSPITSTEGFRSALEAQESRRLRGAPRRLKLHRP; translated from the coding sequence GTGGCAACCAGACAAAACTCAGCAAATGGGAGGCCAAAGTCTCCAAGAGTTCAGGTAGTCTTGCCTGAAAATCTATGTGATCGCCTGTCTGCTTTAGCCCAACGAGAATCGAGAACAGTCAGCAATATGGCCAAAGTGCTTATTCAAGAAGGAGTTAATAATTACGAACAAGGGTCAATATCCAAAAATCATGCATCTTCGCCTATTACAAGTACAGAAGGGTTTAGATCAGCCCTTGAGGCTCAAGAATCAAGGCGTTTAAGAGGAGCACCAAGACGACTAAAACTGCATAGACCTTAG
- a CDS encoding SLC13 family permease: MNELSVVLQSPQALITLGVLLLAVILFISNALVPELTGLLSLALLMATGVLTPQKALAGFGSPALITLMGLFAVSAALFRSGALDRLRELIASERIRTPRRLIALLGLVVAPISGVVPNTPVVASLLPVIEAWCIRRRLSPSRVLLPLSFATVLGGTLTLLGSSVNLLVSDISEQLGYGSLELFSFTAIGVPIWLVGTAYMLLAPKGLLPDRGRDDEQLLGSIDQTGYCTEVTIPSDSNLVGQSLHNSRLQRRFDVDVLELQRGQERFLPPLADRTIEPGDRLLLRVTRTDLLRLQQENTVQLAQRDLKDESQLFKPFASGGQKTVEVLLPAGSTLAGASLRELRFRQRHNATVLALRRGQQTVQERLGQAVLREGDVLLLQAPLDSIRGLQASNNLLVLDQLEDDLPTLRRKPIAIGIALLMLLVPTITPLPLVAAVLLAVIAMVVGGCIRPTEALRSIRLDVILLLGSLSSFSVAIQDTGLADALARILESCLQGLPTYSSLLMVFLATTILTQVISNAASVALFAPVAIQLSSTMNLPPTALLITVLFGASQSFLTPMGYQTNLMVFGPGRYRFFDVTRYGIGLTVLMTFMIPALILWQYGGS, translated from the coding sequence ATGAATGAATTAAGTGTTGTTCTTCAAAGCCCGCAAGCACTTATAACGCTTGGAGTTCTGCTGTTAGCTGTAATCCTTTTTATAAGCAATGCTTTGGTACCAGAACTTACTGGTTTGTTGAGCTTGGCGTTATTAATGGCTACAGGTGTGCTGACACCTCAAAAAGCTTTAGCGGGCTTTGGTAGCCCTGCTTTAATTACTTTGATGGGCCTGTTTGCAGTGTCAGCTGCTTTGTTTAGGAGTGGTGCATTAGATCGTCTTCGAGAATTGATAGCTTCTGAACGTATTAGAACTCCACGCCGTTTAATTGCTTTATTGGGATTAGTGGTCGCTCCAATCTCTGGGGTTGTTCCCAACACACCTGTTGTGGCTTCATTACTTCCTGTTATTGAAGCGTGGTGTATCCGTCGCAGACTCTCTCCATCAAGAGTGTTATTACCTCTTTCATTTGCAACTGTATTAGGTGGAACATTAACCCTCTTAGGGAGCTCGGTAAATCTCCTTGTAAGTGATATCAGCGAGCAATTAGGTTATGGCTCTTTGGAGTTGTTTAGCTTTACGGCAATTGGAGTTCCGATTTGGTTGGTAGGAACGGCTTACATGTTGTTAGCCCCTAAAGGGCTTTTGCCAGATCGAGGAAGAGATGATGAGCAACTTTTAGGGAGTATTGATCAAACTGGTTACTGTACTGAGGTTACGATTCCTTCTGATTCGAATTTGGTTGGACAATCGCTACACAACAGTCGACTTCAACGTCGTTTTGATGTCGATGTCCTTGAGCTTCAGAGGGGACAAGAGAGATTTCTACCTCCTTTAGCGGATCGTACGATTGAGCCTGGCGATCGATTGTTACTTCGAGTCACTCGCACAGATCTGTTGCGATTGCAGCAGGAAAATACTGTGCAATTAGCACAGAGGGACTTGAAAGATGAGTCTCAACTATTTAAACCATTCGCTAGTGGAGGACAAAAAACTGTAGAAGTCCTGCTTCCTGCAGGCTCTACATTGGCTGGCGCGAGTTTGCGTGAACTGAGATTTCGCCAACGACATAATGCAACTGTTTTAGCCTTAAGGCGTGGTCAGCAGACTGTACAAGAAAGATTAGGTCAAGCAGTTTTACGAGAAGGGGATGTGTTATTACTTCAGGCTCCTTTGGACTCTATTCGTGGGCTCCAAGCCAGCAATAACTTACTTGTGCTTGATCAACTTGAGGATGATTTACCGACATTGCGACGAAAACCAATTGCTATTGGCATAGCTTTATTAATGCTTTTAGTGCCAACAATTACGCCATTGCCTCTCGTGGCAGCTGTTCTCCTTGCCGTAATCGCAATGGTGGTAGGTGGGTGCATTCGACCAACTGAGGCTCTGCGGTCTATTCGTCTAGATGTAATCCTCTTATTGGGCTCACTTTCGAGTTTCAGTGTGGCAATACAGGACACCGGTCTAGCAGATGCCTTGGCAAGAATTCTTGAATCTTGCTTGCAAGGATTGCCAACTTATTCTTCTTTGCTCATGGTCTTTCTTGCCACAACAATATTGACTCAGGTCATTAGTAATGCAGCATCTGTAGCTCTTTTCGCACCAGTTGCAATACAGCTCTCGTCAACTATGAACTTGCCACCTACAGCTCTTCTTATTACTGTTTTATTTGGTGCAAGCCAGTCCTTTTTGACTCCTATGGGCTATCAAACAAATCTGATGGTTTTTGGGCCAGGTCGTTATCGCTTTTTTGATGTGACTAGATACGGTATAGGTTTAACTGTTTTAATGACTTTCATGATTCCTGCTTTAATTCTTTGGCAATACGGAGGCTCTTGA
- a CDS encoding TrkH family potassium uptake protein, translating into MLFSEAIYRTRGWSRRLTVPQFTVVTGFLMIILGTFILATPLCSSARVGLWEALFTATSALTVTGLTIIDIGEDLTIFGQIVLAGMLLVGGLGLMAITTFLQGFVVSGTELRCRLDRGKTLDEFGVGGVGRTFRGIAFTAAVLILLGAVVLYCFGFNDISNTGERMWASLFHSISAYNNAGFGLWSDSMQRYRLNWVVNLVIILLIVLGGLGWRVTSDLWSNRKFFHRRRLSLHTRLVLRTSFFLFCLGTIGLLITESLGQGNYFADLSWSERFTTAIFESVSARTAGFSNMPLTVQSVSDSGLLLLMALMFIGASPGGTGGGIKTTTLAALMAATRSTLRGQQDVVIRNRQISDKVVLKAVGITVASFLFVLLMALLLSLSSNFAVEMPFSFLEMLFTCISAFATVGFDLGVTQQLGHFGQMVLVVGMFVGRLGILLLLSAIWEALNTDRRQNQNRIGYPREDIYV; encoded by the coding sequence GTGCTTTTCTCTGAAGCTATATATCGCACTCGAGGCTGGTCCAGGCGTTTGACGGTACCTCAGTTCACTGTGGTAACGGGCTTCTTAATGATTATTCTTGGCACATTTATCCTTGCTACTCCACTGTGTTCCAGTGCGAGGGTTGGTTTGTGGGAGGCTCTTTTTACGGCTACATCTGCTCTAACAGTCACTGGTTTGACCATCATTGATATTGGAGAAGACTTAACAATATTTGGTCAGATCGTTCTTGCAGGAATGCTTCTTGTAGGAGGCCTTGGGTTGATGGCTATTACTACTTTCTTGCAAGGTTTTGTTGTGAGTGGTACTGAACTCAGGTGTCGACTTGATAGAGGCAAGACTCTTGATGAATTTGGAGTTGGTGGTGTGGGTAGAACTTTTCGAGGTATTGCTTTTACTGCTGCTGTCTTAATTCTGTTAGGAGCAGTTGTTCTTTATTGCTTTGGTTTTAATGATATTTCGAATACAGGTGAAAGGATGTGGGCTTCTCTTTTTCACAGCATCTCTGCATATAACAATGCTGGCTTTGGTTTGTGGTCAGACAGTATGCAGAGATACCGGCTTAATTGGGTAGTAAATCTTGTAATAATCCTATTAATTGTTCTAGGCGGATTGGGTTGGAGAGTAACAAGTGATCTTTGGAGTAATCGCAAATTTTTCCACCGTCGCAGATTGAGTCTGCATACCCGCTTAGTTCTTCGGACATCTTTCTTTTTGTTTTGCCTTGGCACAATTGGATTGCTAATTACAGAGTCATTAGGCCAAGGAAATTATTTTGCTGATTTAAGTTGGTCAGAACGTTTTACGACCGCAATATTTGAATCAGTTAGTGCGAGGACGGCTGGTTTCTCAAATATGCCTTTGACTGTGCAAAGTGTTTCTGATTCAGGTCTATTGCTCTTAATGGCATTGATGTTTATCGGTGCTAGTCCTGGAGGAACTGGTGGGGGGATAAAAACTACAACCCTGGCTGCCCTGATGGCAGCTACGCGCTCTACCTTAAGAGGGCAGCAAGATGTTGTTATTCGCAATCGTCAAATTTCTGACAAGGTCGTCTTAAAAGCCGTTGGGATCACAGTTGCGTCATTCCTTTTTGTATTGTTGATGGCTTTGTTGCTAAGTCTTTCGAGCAACTTCGCGGTCGAGATGCCTTTTTCATTTTTAGAAATGCTGTTTACATGTATATCTGCTTTTGCAACAGTTGGATTTGACTTGGGTGTGACACAGCAACTTGGCCATTTTGGTCAAATGGTTCTTGTCGTTGGAATGTTTGTTGGGAGGCTAGGCATCTTGCTATTGCTAAGTGCTATTTGGGAAGCTTTGAATACCGATAGGCGTCAAAACCAGAATCGTATTGGTTATCCACGAGAGGATATTTATGTCTAG
- a CDS encoding ATP-binding cassette domain-containing protein, with protein MLRLERVNKIYPTGEVLKEVTWEVKPGDRIGLVGVNGAGKSTQMKIIAGLEDVTSGNVLRQGEPRIAYLQQEFDVDLKRTVREELFQAFDEAAKVLKKLRSVEQDMESLRAAESPDYLDSLIKELGVLQTRFEAIHGYELEAQVEKLLPKIGFSQTEAEQLVGDYSGGWQMRIALGKILLQDPDLLLLDEPTNHLDLETIKWLENYLLDQTSAMVVISHDRTFLDKICTQIVSTERGVSRTYAGNYSAYIEQKNLEQENIQAAFERQQKDLASQQAYIDRFRASATRSTQAKSREKLLDKVERVEVPIVRENSPIFRFPTSPRSGAQVAIIDDLTHSYGDKILFLGANLEVEKGDRIAFIGPNGSGKSTLLRLIMGLETPDDGKAKLGEHNVIAGYFEQNQAEALDLKKIVIDTLFEQVPNWTQTQVRSLLGSFCLSNDAVFKEVGQLSGGEKARLALALMLIQPCNLLVLDEPTNHLDIPSKEMLEEALREYQGAALIVSHDRYFISQVANRIVEIRDGELVLYRGDYSYYIEKKAEEKDTEERALRLAEREAKRLLKRDRQRKRNAKKTKGN; from the coding sequence GTGCTGCGACTTGAGCGGGTTAACAAGATCTATCCCACAGGTGAAGTTCTCAAAGAGGTCACCTGGGAGGTTAAGCCTGGAGATCGCATAGGTCTTGTTGGGGTGAATGGTGCTGGCAAATCCACTCAAATGAAAATCATTGCTGGATTAGAAGATGTTACTAGTGGAAACGTTCTTCGACAGGGCGAGCCAAGAATTGCTTATTTACAGCAAGAATTTGATGTTGATTTAAAACGTACTGTTAGAGAGGAGCTCTTTCAAGCTTTTGATGAAGCAGCAAAAGTCTTAAAGAAACTTCGATCAGTTGAACAGGATATGGAGTCTCTTCGTGCTGCGGAGAGCCCTGACTATCTAGATAGTTTGATTAAGGAGCTAGGGGTACTTCAAACTCGATTTGAAGCAATTCATGGATATGAATTGGAGGCTCAAGTTGAAAAATTGTTACCTAAAATTGGATTCTCTCAGACAGAAGCCGAACAACTGGTTGGAGATTATTCAGGTGGTTGGCAGATGCGCATTGCTTTAGGAAAGATTCTTTTGCAAGATCCAGATCTTCTTTTATTAGATGAACCTACTAATCATCTTGATTTAGAAACAATCAAATGGTTAGAAAATTATCTTCTTGATCAGACATCTGCAATGGTAGTAATAAGCCATGATAGAACATTCTTAGATAAAATCTGTACACAAATAGTTTCTACTGAAAGAGGTGTTTCAAGGACTTATGCTGGAAATTATTCAGCTTACATTGAGCAAAAGAACCTAGAACAGGAAAATATTCAAGCTGCATTTGAACGCCAACAAAAAGACCTCGCTTCACAGCAAGCTTATATAGATAGATTTCGAGCCAGTGCTACCCGTAGTACTCAAGCAAAGAGTCGAGAAAAATTATTGGATAAAGTAGAAAGAGTAGAGGTTCCTATAGTTAGAGAAAATAGTCCTATTTTTAGATTTCCAACTTCTCCTCGATCTGGAGCTCAGGTAGCAATAATAGATGATCTAACGCATAGCTATGGAGATAAAATACTCTTTCTTGGGGCTAACTTAGAAGTTGAAAAAGGCGATAGAATTGCATTTATTGGGCCTAATGGATCAGGTAAATCTACATTACTGAGGTTAATTATGGGACTAGAAACTCCTGATGATGGAAAAGCTAAATTAGGAGAACATAATGTGATTGCAGGTTACTTTGAGCAAAATCAAGCAGAGGCACTGGATCTAAAAAAAATAGTAATTGATACTCTGTTTGAACAAGTTCCAAATTGGACCCAGACTCAAGTTCGCTCATTATTGGGTAGCTTTTGTCTTAGCAATGACGCTGTTTTTAAAGAGGTAGGTCAACTTAGTGGAGGTGAGAAGGCAAGACTTGCCCTTGCTTTGATGCTAATTCAGCCATGTAATTTATTGGTTCTTGATGAGCCAACTAATCACCTAGATATACCATCTAAAGAAATGCTAGAGGAAGCACTAAGAGAATATCAGGGTGCTGCCTTGATTGTTTCTCATGATAGATATTTTATTTCACAAGTTGCTAATCGTATTGTGGAAATAAGAGATGGTGAGTTAGTTCTTTATCGAGGAGATTATTCTTATTACATAGAAAAAAAAGCTGAAGAAAAGGATACTGAAGAAAGGGCATTGCGTCTTGCGGAAAGAGAAGCAAAGCGCTTATTAAAGCGAGATCGACAGCGGAAGAGAAATGCAAAAAAGACGAAAGGTAATTAA
- a CDS encoding NAD(P)/FAD-dependent oxidoreductase, with protein sequence MAFNSSKLDPVVVVGGGFAGLNTVVALSQYELRPEIVLIDPHPRFVFLPLLFELLSGEIQYWEVAPPYKYLLAERGISFLQESAEKIDINSKEIFTSSGLSLKYSQLVLSTGSVPKDCGIKGFSKYTITFNSLEDVSRLRDLINDIKKSCHSPKSLVIVGAGLTGVELSCKLADLLKDYCEIYLIELGERVLSQGKSFNQEQAESALGKRAVKVHLKTRVLAISSDEIFLESLQGGKQQNFSLPHNGVVWTGGARPCIPKLNPACQLHEGKLPVDECMQVIGFQDVLAIGDIASHTHEPWPSNAQVAIQQGKAAAQVLMDIKAGKPPTAFKFFDFGEMLSLGVGNATITGLGLTISGPLAFQIRRITYLMRMPRFDFAFRLTGAWLLGN encoded by the coding sequence ATGGCTTTTAACTCTTCAAAATTAGATCCAGTGGTTGTGGTTGGTGGTGGGTTTGCAGGCTTGAATACTGTTGTTGCTTTAAGTCAATACGAGCTTAGACCTGAGATTGTCTTGATAGACCCTCATCCAAGGTTTGTTTTTCTTCCTTTGCTTTTTGAGCTTCTAAGTGGTGAGATTCAGTATTGGGAGGTAGCCCCACCTTATAAATATTTATTAGCTGAGAGAGGCATTTCTTTTCTTCAAGAGTCTGCAGAGAAGATCGATATTAATTCAAAAGAAATTTTTACTTCTTCAGGGTTATCACTTAAATATTCGCAGCTTGTGCTGAGTACTGGATCAGTTCCTAAGGATTGCGGTATCAAAGGTTTTAGCAAATATACAATTACATTTAATTCTTTAGAAGATGTCAGTAGATTGAGAGATTTAATCAATGACATCAAGAAATCATGTCATTCCCCAAAATCTTTGGTAATTGTTGGTGCTGGATTAACTGGCGTTGAACTTTCGTGTAAGCTTGCTGATCTTTTAAAAGATTATTGTGAAATTTACTTAATTGAATTAGGTGAGAGAGTTTTATCTCAAGGAAAGTCTTTTAATCAGGAACAAGCGGAATCTGCCTTAGGAAAGCGTGCGGTGAAGGTTCATCTCAAAACTCGTGTATTAGCAATTAGTTCTGATGAAATTTTTCTTGAAAGTTTGCAGGGTGGAAAGCAGCAGAATTTTTCTTTGCCTCATAATGGTGTTGTGTGGACAGGTGGTGCTAGACCTTGTATTCCAAAACTGAATCCAGCATGCCAATTACATGAGGGCAAATTACCTGTTGATGAATGTATGCAAGTTATAGGGTTTCAGGATGTATTAGCTATAGGTGATATTGCATCTCATACACATGAACCCTGGCCAAGTAATGCTCAGGTAGCTATTCAACAAGGCAAAGCTGCTGCACAAGTTCTGATGGACATTAAAGCAGGGAAACCCCCAACAGCATTTAAGTTTTTTGATTTTGGTGAAATGCTTAGTCTCGGTGTAGGTAATGCCACGATTACAGGATTGGGATTGACTATTTCGGGACCTCTTGCATTTCAAATTCGTAGAATTACTTACTTGATGAGAATGCCAAGGTTTGACTTCGCTTTTCGATTAACAGGAGCTTGGCTTTTAGGCAATTGA
- the hflX gene encoding GTPase HflX — translation MKQAHLTGRLQGLRPSQQRRLEKLLHRRHPANEELDQSTLEKLAEEAFDLQQPLHMVLDSRGVCRLLCVGPLDHSVQLFHHLPDFRKRKKRDWRLISCIFTHHQKDLRPGQQDSIVALDLAPVFWLLFASNPGPSGSRPASIWTIDRSAQKGWHLCEENNLLNLCKELPIKGLQEINANQDSRFISFADSKERVLLLTLTCKDLVRSERDLAELEGLVRSAGACPVAVARQKQGAFNPQTIWGIGKLQEVALTVRQEEASLVITDRELTPSQARNLERFLACPVLDRSELILDIFAQRALSASGRLQVELAQLRYRKSRLLGRGKSFSRQGGGIGTRGPGETQLEKDRRAIVSRIERLGRDLNQLKKHRSQLRYRRKGLPRAALVGYTNAGKSSLLNALCGLSVKSQVLAENKLFATLDPTTRRLILSKSGGSPNELLITDTVGFIRDLPSPLMEAFRATLEETLEADLLLLLVDLANPDWEFQLNAVNELLDSLGVNSNRKIIANKIDCCERSALEAIRSMDQTVIYVSATSGAGLQGLRLWLQDYFWGASPNLTLGQQENSKHE, via the coding sequence TTGAAACAGGCTCATCTCACTGGAAGACTGCAAGGGTTAAGGCCTTCTCAGCAGCGTCGACTTGAGAAGCTTCTTCATCGAAGACACCCAGCAAATGAGGAGTTAGATCAATCAACTCTAGAAAAACTTGCAGAAGAGGCGTTTGACTTACAACAGCCCTTGCATATGGTTCTTGATAGTCGGGGGGTATGTCGTCTGCTTTGTGTTGGACCTTTGGATCATTCTGTTCAACTTTTCCATCATCTACCAGACTTTAGAAAACGCAAGAAAAGAGATTGGCGCTTGATTAGTTGTATTTTTACTCATCATCAAAAAGATCTTCGTCCTGGTCAACAAGATTCCATTGTTGCCCTAGACCTTGCACCTGTGTTTTGGTTGCTATTTGCTTCTAACCCAGGTCCAAGTGGATCGAGACCAGCATCAATATGGACTATTGATCGCAGTGCTCAGAAAGGCTGGCATCTTTGTGAAGAAAATAATTTATTGAATCTTTGCAAAGAACTTCCAATAAAAGGACTTCAAGAAATTAATGCTAATCAAGATAGTCGATTTATTTCTTTTGCTGATTCAAAAGAGCGCGTATTGCTTTTAACTCTTACTTGTAAAGACTTAGTTAGAAGTGAACGAGATTTGGCCGAGTTGGAGGGCTTAGTACGAAGTGCAGGAGCTTGTCCAGTTGCAGTTGCACGTCAAAAGCAAGGTGCATTTAACCCACAAACAATTTGGGGTATAGGTAAATTGCAGGAAGTTGCGTTAACTGTTCGACAAGAAGAAGCTTCTCTGGTGATTACAGATAGGGAACTTACGCCCTCTCAAGCAAGAAATTTAGAACGCTTTTTAGCTTGCCCTGTTCTGGATAGAAGTGAATTGATTCTTGACATTTTTGCTCAAAGAGCTTTGAGTGCTTCTGGTCGGCTTCAGGTTGAACTTGCACAACTTCGTTATCGGAAATCAAGGCTATTAGGAAGGGGTAAGAGCTTTTCTAGACAAGGTGGTGGTATAGGTACACGTGGACCTGGTGAAACCCAGCTAGAGAAAGATCGTCGAGCGATTGTGAGTCGTATAGAACGTTTAGGAAGAGATTTGAACCAATTAAAGAAACATCGTTCGCAATTGCGGTATAGAAGGAAGGGACTACCACGTGCAGCATTAGTTGGATATACCAATGCAGGTAAATCCTCACTTCTAAATGCTCTTTGTGGCCTGAGTGTGAAGAGTCAGGTTCTAGCTGAAAACAAACTTTTTGCGACTTTGGACCCCACTACAAGGAGGTTGATTTTGTCTAAATCGGGTGGTTCTCCCAATGAGTTATTAATAACAGACACAGTGGGATTTATTCGTGATTTACCTTCGCCGTTGATGGAGGCTTTTCGGGCAACTCTTGAGGAAACCCTCGAGGCAGATTTATTACTTCTTTTGGTAGATCTTGCAAATCCTGATTGGGAATTTCAATTGAATGCCGTGAATGAGCTGCTTGACTCACTTGGTGTCAATTCCAATCGTAAAATCATTGCTAATAAGATTGATTGTTGTGAAAGAAGTGCACTTGAAGCAATTCGCAGTATGGACCAAACAGTGATTTATGTATCAGCCACTTCTGGCGCAGGTTTGCAAGGGCTAAGGCTATGGCTTCAAGATTACTTTTGGGGAGCTTCTCCAAATTTGACCTTAGGGCAACAAGAAAATAGTAAGCATGAATGA
- a CDS encoding TrkA family potassium uptake protein — protein MSDWWQWAPKKGTDQLGFAVVGVGRFGSAVCRELIRNGSDVLAVDSSERAIDELRQLEPSIEARVVDSTDEESMRAAGVLDMGTVVVGISEPIEASITTTLIAKDTDGSRVQQVIARATSDLHEKMLKRVGADRVVFPSRMQGERLGLELVRPNLIERLELDDQTGIDEIKVPAVFVGRSLRDLNLRKNYLVNVLAAGPTKGLTVNPPASFVLKKSHVLVVMGSMQDLQKLPQT, from the coding sequence ATGAGTGACTGGTGGCAGTGGGCGCCAAAAAAGGGCACAGACCAGCTTGGATTTGCAGTTGTGGGTGTAGGTCGCTTTGGAAGTGCTGTCTGTAGGGAGCTTATTCGTAATGGTTCAGATGTGTTGGCTGTTGATTCTTCAGAAAGAGCTATTGATGAATTGCGTCAGCTGGAACCTTCAATTGAAGCAAGAGTAGTTGATTCAACCGATGAGGAATCCATGAGGGCAGCAGGTGTTCTTGATATGGGGACAGTTGTTGTTGGAATTAGTGAACCTATTGAAGCAAGTATTACAACTACTTTGATCGCAAAAGATACTGATGGGAGCAGGGTACAGCAGGTAATTGCTCGTGCCACTAGTGATTTGCATGAAAAAATGTTGAAAAGAGTTGGTGCTGATCGAGTTGTTTTTCCATCAAGAATGCAAGGGGAAAGATTGGGATTGGAGTTAGTGCGTCCCAATTTGATTGAACGATTAGAATTGGATGATCAAACGGGCATTGATGAGATCAAAGTTCCTGCAGTATTTGTGGGGCGCTCTTTACGTGATCTTAATTTGCGCAAAAACTATTTAGTTAATGTTCTCGCTGCAGGACCTACTAAAGGTTTGACTGTTAATCCACCTGCCTCATTTGTCTTGAAAAAAAGTCATGTTCTAGTAGTTATGGGCTCCATGCAAGACCTTCAGAAACTTCCTCAAACCTGA
- a CDS encoding anhydro-N-acetylmuramic acid kinase, whose product MRVLGLMSGTSADGVDAVLAEFEGNPKQPKWNLINSLSVPYPGDLRQRIVDTGQGLKLSSNEWLDLVEAITEVHAEAGRACDPKNQSQIVGCHGQTVCHRPPCQSKRGASMQLLQAPLLSQLLNRSVVFDFRAADLALGGEGAPLVPNADAAIFGGLSGWRAILNLGGISNLTLIPPTSGPDRFKAVLGWDCGPANSLVDLAVQKITNGVLAFDQDGLIAANGSPQEEIIASWLKEPFFQKPPPKSTGREQFGLADLESRLKEISPISEENLIATLTAFSAAVVANDLDKFYLKNNIRPIQLLVAGGGCRNPMMLNQLMKRCREVRVLTVEDLGIPIEAREALAFALMAWWHILHYPGNSPAVTGAKRQVVLGVRVNPV is encoded by the coding sequence GTGCGTGTTCTGGGGCTTATGAGCGGCACCAGTGCAGATGGTGTAGATGCAGTATTAGCAGAGTTTGAAGGCAATCCAAAGCAGCCTAAATGGAATTTGATTAATTCTCTTTCCGTTCCTTATCCAGGGGATTTGAGACAGAGAATTGTAGATACAGGTCAGGGCTTGAAATTAAGTAGTAATGAATGGCTTGATTTGGTTGAAGCTATCACCGAGGTACATGCAGAAGCTGGTAGGGCTTGTGACCCTAAAAATCAATCTCAGATAGTTGGATGTCATGGTCAAACTGTTTGTCATCGCCCGCCGTGTCAATCAAAGCGCGGGGCCAGCATGCAGTTATTACAAGCTCCGTTACTGTCTCAGTTGCTCAATCGCTCTGTTGTTTTTGATTTTAGGGCGGCAGATCTTGCGTTAGGTGGCGAGGGTGCACCTTTGGTTCCTAATGCTGATGCTGCAATCTTTGGAGGATTATCTGGTTGGAGAGCAATACTGAATCTAGGGGGCATTTCTAACCTCACATTGATACCCCCTACAAGCGGGCCAGATCGATTTAAGGCTGTGTTGGGGTGGGATTGCGGCCCGGCTAATTCTCTTGTTGATCTTGCAGTCCAAAAAATTACTAATGGAGTACTTGCTTTTGATCAAGATGGATTAATTGCAGCTAATGGGTCTCCTCAAGAAGAAATTATTGCAAGTTGGCTGAAGGAACCATTTTTCCAAAAACCTCCACCTAAATCGACTGGCAGAGAACAATTTGGACTTGCTGACTTAGAAAGTCGATTAAAGGAAATTTCACCAATTTCCGAAGAAAATCTGATTGCTACTTTGACAGCTTTTAGTGCAGCAGTAGTGGCAAATGATCTAGATAAATTTTATTTGAAAAATAATATTCGTCCAATTCAATTGTTGGTTGCTGGTGGTGGTTGTCGAAATCCAATGATGTTGAATCAACTAATGAAGAGATGTCGCGAAGTTAGGGTGTTGACAGTCGAAGATCTTGGGATCCCTATAGAGGCTAGAGAGGCTTTGGCCTTTGCTTTGATGGCTTGGTGGCACATTTTGCATTACCCAGGAAATTCTCCAGCCGTTACTGGGGCGAAGAGGCAAGTTGTGCTTGGGGTGAGAGTGAACCCTGTATAG